The segment TAGAGCGCTTCTATCGGTTTCTTTTCCCTCTTTTTTTCATACATTCAATTTTTTCAACTGTTATAGCTTTATTCCCCCAAGAGTTAGGGACTAAGAGGAGCCTCGTGAATCGTCCTCAGATGAGAGAAAAAATATATCGAACTTGGCAGAGTGTGCTGTTAGCGATCGTTGCTAGTGGAGTCACAGCCCCTGCTACGTTTTCCCAAAGTCGTCCTCTCTTAAGCAATCAAGCCGAGTTACGTTATGTCGATCGGAGGTCGCAGCGCCCCTATAGTCTCATTTCTAATTCCTTGGGAACGGTTGCTAGTGGACTTGTTGATCCATTAGGACGGGTGCTTGGGTGTAATGGTGAATTGCTGCCAGACTATCGCGGATTCTCGGTCGCTCTATATGAGCCAGATCCAAGCGATCCGACAGGGACAGAGCTGGGTCGGTTAGTTGATCTGACTCCTACTGAGAGTCCCGACATTCCGGGGAATGGAATCCGTCCAGGACTGGCACCCAATCTGAGTAACATTAATCCTTTCTTTCTCACGAATGGCGAGGGCGGTCGATATAACTTCCTGTTTGACCCAAATCGTGGTCAAACAGATCCAGGAAAAACTTACATCCTTGTGATCAATCCGCCTGCCAATTCAATCTATCGACAACGCCGCATCAAGATTGAAATTCTCACACCTACTGGAACAGTCAATAACAGCATCGTCCGCTATCTGGCAACGTCGCTTGATGATCAACCGATCAGTACGACTGGCGGAACGAATATTACAAGTACAGTCGTGTTTGTTCCAGATGCTGAGCAAGTTGGCTTAGACCTTTTATCGTTGCAGTTTAACTCTTTGCTTTGTCAGTCTGAGCAAATGCAATTAGTCAAGAGTGGCGATCGCGCAACCGCAGAGCCGGGGGACTCTGTGATCTATCGATTGTCGATTCGGAACCAATCAGATGCAGGCTTAACTCAAATTCAAGCGACCGATACTTTGCCAACTGGGTTCAAGTTCTTAGCGAATTCAGTGCAGGCAGAAGTCGGCGGGCAGATTGTGCCTGTCACGACTGAAACACAAGGTTCGACGGTGATTTTCCGCTCGACTGCGACGATTCCACGGGGCAGTGTCATGAACATTGCTTATGCAACACAGCTTACGCCTGATGCAATTCGAGGATCGGGACGCAATAGCGCGATCGTCAATGGGCAACGAGTGGATAACGGGTT is part of the Leptolyngbya boryana PCC 6306 genome and harbors:
- a CDS encoding DUF11 domain-containing protein — its product is MNRPQMREKIYRTWQSVLLAIVASGVTAPATFSQSRPLLSNQAELRYVDRRSQRPYSLISNSLGTVASGLVDPLGRVLGCNGELLPDYRGFSVALYEPDPSDPTGTELGRLVDLTPTESPDIPGNGIRPGLAPNLSNINPFFLTNGEGGRYNFLFDPNRGQTDPGKTYILVINPPANSIYRQRRIKIEILTPTGTVNNSIVRYLATSLDDQPISTTGGTNITSTVVFVPDAEQVGLDLLSLQFNSLLCQSEQMQLVKSGDRATAEPGDSVIYRLSIRNQSDAGLTQIQATDTLPTGFKFLANSVQAEVGGQIVPVTTETQGSTVIFRSTATIPRGSVMNIAYATQLTPDAIRGSGRNSAIVNGQRVDNGFAVKDGPATHQLRIRPGITSDCGTIIGRVFEDKNQDGEQQKDEPGIPNAVIFLDDGNRITTDKDGLFSVANVLPGSRSGVLDLSSIPSYTLAPTPTFRERRSQSRLVRLAPGGLVRMNFGVVPVSRKEGKS